From Camelina sativa cultivar DH55 chromosome 7, Cs, whole genome shotgun sequence, one genomic window encodes:
- the LOC104700226 gene encoding uncharacterized protein LOC104700226, with translation MFGGVLSVPVNNPHLRKSASRHIVTNLGDNDLKNASLFLSAFAKLRTPVFLQSLKVALYIGGLYVCGKIGWESVMKMGIESRELFFYETFLYYNPLLLITLMVWLWGVNLWVFSRSGVDYAAIFFLGPDHLSHREIWKCARWMTIATLTSMTAYLYLYSHGDVKLAASQPV, from the exons ATGTTTGGGGGTGTCTTGTCTGTGCCTGTGAATAATCCTCACTTGCGCAAATCTGCTAGTAGACACATCGTCACTAATCTTG GAGATAATGACTTGAAGAATGCAAGTTTGTTTCTAAGTGCATTTGCGAAACTCCGAACTCCTGTCTTCCTTCAAAGTCTCAAa GTTGCTCTGTATATTGGTGGTCTTTATGTTTGTGGAAAG ATTGGATGGGAATCTGTAATGAAAATGGGAATAGAATCGCGAGAACTCTTCTTCTATGAGACATTTCTGTATTATAACCCTCTCCTTCTCATT ACACTGATGGTCTGGCTCTGGGGTGTTAATTTGTGGGTCTTTTCTCGTTCTGGAGTCGATTATGCAGCAATCTTTTTCCTAGGACCAGATCATCTTAGTCACAGAGAGATATGGAAG TGTGCCAGGTGGATGACAATAGCTACATTGACTAGCATGACTGCATATCTGTATCTATACTCACACGGAGACGTAAAGTTGGCTGCATCTCAACCAGT GTAG